The following are from one region of the Erwinia billingiae Eb661 genome:
- a CDS encoding ABC transporter permease, which translates to MTSHISDFSDAKAGHVPRQRLRRALTVIPLSTAVSLMVALFFIAAALSPSLLATHDPFSTDLLNALQAPSFAHWLGTDDIGRDLYSRIIWGTRQSLAIGLGAMAIALVGAIVLGFSAALAPRWIAGPVNRLLEILLAFPTLLLALLFVALLGPSASSLLISVGIGTAPGYARLVRAQALKVRQSGYVEAARALGHPWHRLFLQHIAPNAFRPLVSLVALGIGQSVVWASGLSFLGLGVVPPSPEWGALLEAGKINVTVAWWLEVLPGIAIVLVALSFTQIGRYLQQRAEGESR; encoded by the coding sequence ATGACCAGCCATATTTCCGATTTTTCAGACGCGAAGGCCGGGCACGTCCCGCGTCAGCGTTTGCGGCGCGCCCTGACGGTGATACCGCTTTCCACCGCAGTGTCGCTGATGGTTGCGCTGTTCTTTATCGCCGCCGCCTTATCGCCGTCACTGCTCGCGACCCATGACCCGTTCAGCACCGATTTGCTTAATGCGCTGCAAGCCCCGTCCTTCGCCCACTGGCTGGGCACCGATGATATTGGCCGCGATCTCTACAGCCGCATCATCTGGGGCACGCGCCAGTCGCTGGCGATCGGGCTGGGAGCGATGGCCATTGCGTTGGTGGGCGCGATCGTCCTCGGGTTCAGCGCCGCGCTGGCACCGCGCTGGATTGCCGGGCCGGTTAACCGCCTGCTGGAAATTCTGCTGGCGTTTCCCACGCTGTTACTGGCGTTGCTGTTTGTGGCGCTGCTGGGTCCTTCCGCCAGCAGCCTGCTGATTTCGGTAGGGATTGGTACCGCGCCGGGCTATGCACGGCTGGTGCGTGCCCAGGCACTAAAGGTGCGGCAGTCCGGTTACGTCGAGGCCGCGCGGGCGTTGGGGCATCCCTGGCACCGGCTGTTTTTACAGCATATCGCGCCAAATGCCTTTCGCCCGCTGGTGTCGCTGGTGGCGCTGGGCATCGGTCAGTCGGTGGTTTGGGCATCCGGGTTATCTTTCCTTGGGCTGGGTGTGGTACCGCCGTCGCCAGAGTGGGGCGCGTTACTGGAAGCCGGAAAAATCAACGTCACCGTGGCCTGGTGGCTGGAAGTACTGCCGGGGATCGCCATCGTACTGGTGGCGCTCTCCTTCACCCAGATTGGTCGTTACCTGCAACAGCGGGCAGAAGGAGAATCGCGCTGA
- a CDS encoding NtaA/DmoA family FMN-dependent monooxygenase (This protein belongs to a clade of FMN-dependent monooxygenases, within a broader family of flavin-dependent oxidoreductases, the luciferase-like monooxygenase (LMM) family, some of whose members use coenzyme F420 rather than FMN.) — MSRELIYNGFLHLTPNHHSHGYWRTTEGQVQYGYNQLDEYVKTVKTLEKGRFDTLFIADVVGVYDADFGDGKTTIRAGTQFPEPDPITIVSALGLVTEHLGIVVTSNVIQAHPFSFARQISSLDEFTRGRIGWNIVTSYLSNGFRNYGFNDIVPHDERYEWAQEYLDVAYKLWELSWENGAVLHDPATNRFFDPDKIHKINHVGKRYRVEGPHIVEPSPQRSPVFFQAGNSEAGRRFAARNAEVTFLPSQTPETARKDIAILNRELINYGRQAEDLKKLVSLSTVIGSTEEEAKRKQQHLFDNIDINALQGFYSGGSGIDLSSIDPDTPLTELSRQEQFSQHMRSKFRIAVDADYGQGRVLTWREYLLQHALLPGRFAGTPEQIADKVQQYADAGVDGFNVVPVTTLGWWDEWVEHVVPVLQKRGLARKEYRPGTLREKLFGKESQLPATHPQRKLTLD; from the coding sequence ATGTCACGCGAACTGATTTATAACGGTTTTTTGCATCTGACGCCGAACCACCACAGCCATGGTTACTGGCGCACCACCGAAGGCCAGGTCCAGTACGGCTATAACCAGCTGGATGAATACGTCAAAACGGTGAAAACGCTGGAAAAAGGGCGCTTTGATACGCTGTTTATCGCCGATGTGGTGGGGGTGTATGATGCCGACTTTGGCGACGGTAAAACCACCATCCGGGCAGGCACGCAGTTTCCCGAGCCGGACCCGATCACCATTGTGTCTGCGCTGGGGCTGGTGACCGAGCATCTGGGGATTGTGGTCACCAGCAACGTGATTCAGGCCCATCCGTTTTCATTTGCCCGCCAGATCTCCTCGCTGGATGAATTCACCCGCGGGCGTATCGGCTGGAATATCGTCACCTCCTATTTATCGAACGGGTTCCGCAACTACGGCTTCAATGACATCGTGCCGCACGATGAACGCTATGAATGGGCGCAGGAATATCTCGATGTCGCCTATAAGCTGTGGGAACTCTCCTGGGAGAATGGCGCGGTACTGCACGATCCGGCCACCAACCGCTTCTTCGATCCGGATAAAATCCACAAGATTAACCACGTCGGCAAACGCTATCGCGTCGAGGGGCCGCACATTGTCGAGCCTTCGCCACAGCGTAGCCCGGTGTTCTTCCAGGCCGGTAACTCTGAAGCGGGCAGGCGGTTTGCAGCGCGCAATGCCGAGGTGACGTTCCTGCCGTCACAAACCCCGGAGACCGCGCGCAAAGATATCGCTATTCTGAATCGCGAGCTGATTAACTATGGCCGCCAGGCGGAAGATTTGAAAAAGCTGGTGTCGCTGTCAACGGTGATCGGCTCGACCGAGGAAGAGGCCAAACGCAAGCAGCAGCATCTGTTCGATAATATTGATATCAATGCCCTGCAGGGCTTTTACAGCGGCGGTTCGGGGATCGATTTATCCAGTATCGATCCCGATACGCCGCTGACCGAGCTCAGCCGTCAGGAGCAGTTCAGCCAGCATATGCGATCCAAATTCCGCATTGCGGTCGATGCGGATTACGGTCAGGGCCGCGTGCTCACCTGGCGCGAATACCTGCTGCAACATGCGTTACTGCCAGGACGTTTTGCCGGCACGCCGGAACAAATCGCCGATAAGGTGCAGCAGTATGCGGACGCGGGTGTCGACGGCTTTAACGTGGTGCCGGTCACCACGCTGGGCTGGTGGGATGAATGGGTTGAGCATGTGGTGCCGGTGCTACAAAAGCGCGGACTGGCGCGCAAAGAATACCGGCCTGGCACCCTGCGCGAGAAACTCTTTGGTAAAGAGAGCCAGCTACCGGCGACGCATCCACAGAGAAAGCTGACGCTGGATTAA
- the mdtJ gene encoding multidrug/spermidine efflux SMR transporter subunit MdtJ yields MIIYWIYLGLAIATEVIGTLSMKWSSVNDNNIGFIFMLVMIATSYVLLSFSVKKVALGVAYALWEGISIVIITALSVRLFDESLTLMKVAGLTLLIIGIALIKSGTKLKKGVSDATI; encoded by the coding sequence ATGATTATTTATTGGATTTATCTAGGTCTTGCAATCGCAACAGAGGTTATTGGCACGCTATCGATGAAGTGGTCAAGCGTCAATGATAACAACATTGGTTTTATTTTTATGTTAGTGATGATTGCCACATCCTACGTGTTGTTATCCTTTTCCGTAAAGAAGGTCGCCCTCGGGGTTGCCTATGCGCTATGGGAAGGGATCAGCATTGTGATTATTACGGCATTGAGCGTGCGATTATTTGATGAATCACTGACCTTAATGAAAGTCGCCGGTCTGACCCTGTTGATTATCGGCATTGCGTTGATTAAATCAGGAACCAAGCTTAAAAAAGGAGTGAGTGATGCAACAATTTGA
- a CDS encoding TraR/DksA C4-type zinc finger protein has protein sequence MADLADEAEKCITLAQRNEIISIRIMLTQTGQESCQDCGETISDERRRIIPSAVTCYTCQDIRELREKTLFK, from the coding sequence GTGGCCGACTTAGCTGATGAGGCTGAAAAATGCATTACGCTGGCGCAGCGTAACGAAATTATCTCAATCCGGATAATGCTGACACAAACAGGTCAGGAAAGTTGTCAGGATTGCGGAGAGACTATTTCAGATGAACGGCGTCGAATTATCCCCAGCGCAGTGACCTGCTATACCTGCCAGGATATTCGCGAATTACGAGAGAAAACCCTCTTTAAATGA
- a CDS encoding Ig-like domain-containing protein, producing MSQRVDYRALRLESVFQNAVSNYAAAETTEPASSSRLAVPTLTPEMASSLSAPGINTLAVSTVDTDAPAPLRPYEPVASDGVIAAWEASHRIHLRGRAEGEAGSTVTLSFNDQSWTSTVNKWGYWNASMPPEVLKGLSDGNYSLKLTITDKAGNHTDTNVDFGLYVDKTIKPTLTVDAISGDNAINVAESIYGVDISGTSTHMANHNKVTLTLGAATVTALVNADGSWTGHFTTEQLLAMQDGLHSLTLTAVDANGKTSTVSHDLTLITHMTSVPEIHFDKVTDDNVINLAESQHDLLLSGSLSAVALGQSLILKGSDGHEHAATIDAQGHWQVLIAAADVAGFIKNGEIHAWYHDGANNYTDMAQELNVVTQLTPVYYEMDIGGDMILNYQEAQQDLSFYIEGVTSLDINGKTYQPDSGGMITLPSADLLALAEGPVTASAHRSDQYGNSDTQTLSDFFDVATHNLPTLTLDTAFADHVIGADDVNTWHLLQGSSTHLDAGSTVTLTLGDQSYSAAVKADGKWALTILAGQLAPLDDGDYVIKVTAHDSAGNQASASENVTVASHETALNMDHLLAFYAPTVAQDDGATVSSSPVTASVATDTTASSASHIPAESTLVNDSPYTLADHLLQHPAVMV from the coding sequence ATGTCCCAACGCGTTGACTACCGTGCTCTGCGTCTGGAGTCTGTTTTCCAGAATGCGGTCAGCAACTATGCTGCCGCCGAAACCACGGAACCTGCATCATCCAGCCGCCTGGCGGTACCCACCCTCACGCCGGAAATGGCCAGCAGCCTGAGTGCGCCCGGCATCAATACCCTGGCGGTCAGCACGGTGGATACCGATGCGCCTGCACCGTTGCGCCCTTATGAACCGGTCGCCAGCGATGGCGTGATTGCCGCCTGGGAAGCCAGCCACCGTATTCATCTGCGTGGCCGGGCAGAAGGCGAGGCCGGTTCGACCGTCACCCTGAGCTTTAACGATCAAAGCTGGACCAGTACCGTCAACAAGTGGGGTTACTGGAACGCCTCGATGCCGCCAGAGGTGCTGAAAGGCTTGTCCGACGGCAATTACAGCCTGAAGCTGACCATCACCGATAAAGCCGGCAACCACACCGATACCAACGTGGATTTTGGCCTGTATGTTGATAAGACCATCAAGCCGACCCTGACGGTGGACGCCATCAGCGGCGATAACGCCATCAACGTCGCCGAAAGCATTTATGGCGTGGACATCAGCGGCACCTCAACGCATATGGCCAACCACAACAAAGTTACCCTGACGCTGGGCGCCGCGACCGTCACCGCTTTAGTCAATGCTGACGGCAGCTGGACCGGCCACTTTACCACCGAGCAATTGCTGGCAATGCAGGATGGCCTGCACAGTCTGACCCTGACCGCGGTTGATGCGAATGGCAAAACCAGCACCGTCAGCCACGATCTGACGTTAATCACCCATATGACCAGCGTGCCAGAAATCCACTTCGACAAGGTCACGGATGACAATGTGATCAACCTGGCGGAGAGCCAACACGATCTGCTGTTGAGCGGCTCACTGTCTGCCGTGGCGTTGGGTCAGTCGCTGATCCTGAAAGGTAGCGATGGTCACGAGCATGCCGCAACCATTGATGCTCAGGGACACTGGCAGGTGCTGATCGCCGCGGCCGACGTGGCCGGATTTATTAAAAATGGTGAGATCCACGCCTGGTATCATGACGGGGCCAATAACTATACCGATATGGCGCAAGAGCTGAATGTGGTCACCCAGCTGACGCCGGTTTATTACGAGATGGATATCGGCGGTGACATGATCCTGAACTATCAGGAAGCACAGCAGGATTTGAGTTTCTATATTGAAGGCGTGACCTCGCTGGACATCAACGGCAAAACCTACCAGCCGGACAGTGGCGGAATGATCACCTTACCGAGCGCCGATCTGCTGGCGCTGGCGGAAGGGCCGGTGACCGCCAGTGCCCATCGCTCGGATCAATATGGCAACAGCGACACGCAAACCCTGAGCGACTTTTTTGACGTCGCGACCCACAATTTACCGACGCTGACGCTGGATACCGCGTTTGCGGATCACGTTATCGGTGCGGATGATGTCAATACCTGGCATCTGTTGCAGGGCAGTTCAACCCATCTTGATGCGGGCAGTACGGTGACCTTAACCCTTGGCGATCAAAGCTACAGCGCGGCGGTTAAAGCCGATGGCAAATGGGCGCTGACCATTCTTGCCGGACAGCTGGCGCCGCTGGATGACGGGGACTATGTCATTAAGGTGACGGCACATGACAGCGCCGGCAACCAGGCCTCGGCCAGCGAAAATGTCACCGTAGCGTCCCACGAAACCGCGCTGAATATGGATCATTTACTGGCGTTTTACGCGCCGACGGTTGCTCAGGATGATGGGGCAACGGTGAGTTCATCGCCCGTGACGGCCAGCGTGGCCACGGACACCACGGCCAGTTCCGCCAGCCATATCCCGGCCGAAAGTACGCTGGTTAACGACTCACCTTATACGCTGGCTGACCACTTATTACAGCACCCGGCAGTGATGGTGTAA
- a CDS encoding ABC transporter permease, which yields MTDLISSGNQPTASQGSGDTSVKHRSLWRRILVRMGSALFVLWGTITVTFVVLSILPGDRATILLNITSGQVIERTPAELAPINALYGFDKPITEQYLSYFWRLVHGDFGFSFELQRPVVHVIAEQLIPTFTLAIAALLLAWVIAIPWTLLTAGRSARLGALGSAVETIMAGLPQYWIGILLLIVFAIDLRWFPVVGGDSLYGTLLPAITLAIPLAGFLGHALRGEFERNMQEPFVLSARARGMSLRRVKLHHVLRHALIPAITLSGWAIGNLLSGAVLVEAVFARPGLGNVLVNAVSNKDFALVSGIVILISFLYIVINLAVDLIYLIVDPRLRGH from the coding sequence ATGACCGATCTTATTTCATCGGGGAATCAACCGACCGCCAGCCAGGGATCGGGCGACACTTCGGTTAAACACCGCAGCCTGTGGCGCCGCATTTTGGTGAGGATGGGCTCGGCACTGTTTGTGCTGTGGGGCACGATCACCGTGACCTTTGTCGTGCTATCGATTCTGCCCGGCGACCGCGCCACGATTTTGCTCAACATCACCTCAGGGCAGGTGATTGAACGCACCCCGGCGGAGCTTGCGCCGATCAACGCGCTGTATGGATTCGATAAACCAATTACCGAACAGTACCTGAGCTACTTCTGGCGTCTGGTGCACGGCGATTTTGGCTTTTCGTTCGAGCTACAGCGCCCGGTGGTGCATGTGATTGCCGAACAGCTGATTCCTACCTTTACTCTGGCGATTGCGGCACTGCTGCTGGCGTGGGTGATTGCCATTCCCTGGACGCTGCTGACGGCGGGGCGCAGCGCCAGGCTGGGGGCATTGGGTTCGGCGGTGGAGACGATAATGGCCGGGCTGCCGCAGTACTGGATTGGCATCCTGCTGCTGATTGTATTTGCCATCGATCTGCGCTGGTTCCCGGTGGTGGGAGGCGACAGTCTGTACGGCACCTTACTGCCGGCGATTACCCTCGCCATCCCGCTGGCCGGATTTCTTGGCCACGCCCTGCGGGGAGAGTTTGAGCGCAACATGCAGGAGCCCTTTGTGCTGTCTGCGCGTGCGCGCGGCATGAGTCTGCGCAGGGTCAAACTGCATCACGTCCTGCGCCATGCGCTGATCCCGGCGATTACCCTCAGCGGTTGGGCGATCGGCAATTTACTCTCCGGCGCGGTGCTGGTGGAGGCGGTGTTTGCCCGTCCCGGCCTCGGCAACGTGCTGGTCAATGCGGTCAGCAATAAGGATTTCGCGCTGGTATCGGGGATCGTCATCCTGATCAGCTTTCTCTATATCGTTATTAATCTGGCGGTCGACCTGATCTATTTGATCGTCGATCCGCGACTGCGAGGCCACTGA
- a CDS encoding winged helix-turn-helix domain-containing protein, translating to MGIKTIQLEGNVVYAPITHSLYKAGDSENQVALAIPASLCLLSLLQHKGEIVSHSDLLSFAWEARGMMVSPNTVYQNMSILRKALESMGVSSEMIRTVPKRGFMIPAGFPVEFVYENEESISPADEVNMAMPAPVLHSAGEITSLPPGSAIPSAPAAVKKNRKRHYVYFGIACCMAFLITTAATRYLGNDTIPAYIAPDFSPLGNVKDCQVFRNYSSRDDAFFTKFIADKNVECGTQKWWYITNYPPSEEVSILRCSKELTASGSDKTPLCTSDFYSENGQQQ from the coding sequence ATGGGCATTAAAACCATTCAGCTTGAGGGTAACGTGGTGTATGCCCCGATCACGCACTCTCTTTATAAGGCCGGAGACAGTGAGAATCAGGTTGCTTTAGCCATCCCTGCCAGCCTGTGCCTGTTAAGTTTGCTGCAGCATAAAGGCGAGATTGTTTCTCATAGCGATCTGCTTTCCTTTGCCTGGGAGGCAAGGGGAATGATGGTTTCACCGAATACGGTTTACCAGAACATGTCGATACTGCGTAAGGCGCTGGAATCGATGGGTGTTTCCAGTGAGATGATAAGAACGGTGCCCAAGCGGGGCTTTATGATACCGGCCGGTTTCCCGGTGGAGTTTGTTTATGAGAATGAAGAGAGCATCAGCCCGGCTGATGAGGTGAACATGGCGATGCCTGCCCCGGTCCTTCATTCTGCCGGGGAAATCACGTCTTTACCCCCCGGCAGCGCAATACCTTCCGCACCGGCTGCCGTTAAGAAGAATCGCAAGCGTCATTATGTCTACTTCGGCATCGCCTGTTGTATGGCGTTTTTGATTACCACGGCTGCGACGCGTTATCTGGGCAACGATACTATCCCTGCCTATATTGCGCCGGACTTTTCACCGTTGGGCAACGTTAAAGACTGCCAGGTGTTCAGGAATTACTCGTCAAGAGACGACGCATTCTTCACCAAATTCATTGCCGATAAGAATGTCGAATGCGGAACGCAGAAATGGTGGTACATCACTAATTACCCACCGTCTGAAGAGGTGTCGATATTACGTTGTTCAAAAGAACTTACCGCGTCAGGCAGCGATAAAACTCCGCTCTGCACCTCCGACTTCTATAGCGAAAACGGTCAACAACAATGA
- the aqpZ gene encoding aquaporin Z, whose amino-acid sequence MFKKLSAEFIGTFVLVFGGCGSAIFAAGFPGLGIGFAGVALAFGLTVLVMAFAVGPVSGGHFNPAVTLGLFAGGRVAARDVVPYILAQVLGGIAGAAVLYVIASGHAGFDATASGFASNGYGEHSPGGYSLMAAMVCEGVLTAIFLIVIHGATDKRAPAGFAPIAIGLSLTLIHLISIPVTNTSVNPARSTAVAIFQGTWAMDQLWMFWLMPIIGGVIGGLVYRFFLASKD is encoded by the coding sequence ATGTTTAAGAAATTATCCGCAGAGTTTATCGGTACATTTGTATTGGTGTTTGGCGGTTGTGGTAGCGCCATTTTTGCCGCCGGTTTTCCGGGATTAGGCATCGGCTTTGCCGGTGTGGCGCTGGCGTTTGGCCTGACGGTATTGGTGATGGCCTTTGCGGTCGGCCCTGTTTCTGGCGGGCACTTTAACCCGGCGGTGACGCTGGGCCTGTTCGCCGGTGGCCGTGTCGCCGCCCGCGACGTGGTGCCGTATATCCTTGCGCAGGTTCTGGGTGGGATCGCTGGCGCCGCCGTGTTGTATGTGATTGCCAGTGGCCATGCCGGTTTTGATGCCACCGCCAGCGGTTTTGCGTCTAACGGTTACGGCGAGCATTCACCGGGTGGTTACAGCCTGATGGCGGCGATGGTGTGTGAAGGCGTGCTGACCGCAATCTTCCTGATTGTGATCCACGGTGCAACTGACAAGCGTGCGCCGGCCGGATTCGCGCCGATTGCCATCGGTCTGTCGCTGACGCTGATACACTTAATCAGCATTCCGGTCACCAACACCTCGGTCAACCCGGCGCGCAGTACCGCAGTGGCGATATTCCAGGGCACCTGGGCAATGGACCAGCTGTGGATGTTCTGGTTAATGCCAATTATCGGCGGTGTTATCGGTGGTCTGGTTTACCGTTTTTTTCTGGCATCGAAAGACTGA
- a CDS encoding dipeptide ABC transporter ATP-binding protein, with protein MSKQNESQAIPRGVTDTIIDVRGLNVWTAGEGSPRRHIVKDVSFALQRGQCVALVGESGSGKSVTARSLVGLAGEQLQVQAGTLTLDGETLLDRSDGWWQQVRGVRVGFILQDALVSLDPLRPVGKEIAEALSLHGWGNRTTRPQKVEALLEEVGVPEPAFRASQRPDELSGGLRQRALIASAIALHPDVLIADEPTTALDVTVQAQVLEVLRQMLDRGTSIILISHDLAVVAKIADHILVMQGGTLVESGTVEQVLQRPQHAYTQGLINAIPSEHTKGQRLSAGDRVVAVAQPATAANASAEWLLEARNIVKGFKGHRVVSDVSFTLGRGETLGIVGESGSGKTTLSRIALALVQPDSGEILFRGQPWSHASAREQRAIRRHISVVYQDPLSSFDPRWRVSQILLDAIALGPAIPGQTATQRALSLLASVGLGPEHMAQKPARLSGGQRQRVAIARAIATQPQVIVLDEAVSALDVTIQAQILDLLSDLQQQLGVSYLFISHDLGVIHHMSDRVLVMQNGVAVEQGTASEIFYRPRHPYTQKLLASLPRLQAAEFAHH; from the coding sequence ATGAGCAAGCAAAACGAAAGTCAGGCCATCCCGCGCGGCGTCACCGACACCATCATTGATGTCCGGGGACTCAACGTCTGGACGGCGGGCGAAGGCAGCCCGCGCCGGCACATTGTGAAGGATGTCAGTTTCGCCCTGCAACGGGGCCAGTGCGTGGCGCTGGTCGGCGAGTCCGGATCGGGCAAGAGCGTCACCGCGCGATCGCTGGTGGGGCTGGCCGGGGAACAGCTGCAGGTGCAGGCCGGGACCCTCACGCTTGATGGCGAGACGCTGCTCGATCGCAGTGACGGTTGGTGGCAGCAGGTGCGCGGGGTCAGGGTGGGATTCATCCTGCAGGACGCGCTGGTGTCACTGGATCCGCTGCGGCCGGTAGGCAAAGAGATTGCCGAAGCGCTTTCGTTACACGGTTGGGGAAACCGGACGACCCGCCCGCAAAAGGTCGAGGCGCTGCTCGAAGAGGTTGGCGTGCCTGAACCGGCCTTCCGCGCCAGCCAGCGGCCGGACGAACTTTCTGGCGGCCTGCGTCAACGCGCGCTGATCGCCTCGGCGATTGCGTTGCATCCCGACGTGCTGATTGCTGATGAGCCGACCACCGCGCTGGACGTCACGGTGCAGGCGCAGGTGCTGGAGGTGCTGAGGCAGATGCTGGATCGCGGCACCAGCATTATTCTGATCAGCCATGACCTGGCGGTGGTGGCGAAAATTGCCGACCACATTCTGGTGATGCAGGGCGGCACGCTGGTGGAATCGGGCACGGTCGAACAGGTCCTGCAACGCCCGCAGCATGCCTATACCCAGGGCCTGATCAACGCCATACCCAGCGAACACACCAAAGGGCAGCGGCTGTCTGCGGGCGACAGGGTGGTCGCGGTCGCGCAACCGGCAACGGCGGCGAATGCGTCGGCAGAATGGCTGCTTGAAGCGCGGAATATCGTCAAAGGCTTTAAGGGACACCGCGTGGTGTCGGACGTCTCCTTTACCCTCGGGCGCGGCGAAACGCTCGGCATTGTGGGGGAATCCGGCTCGGGCAAAACCACCCTGTCGCGGATTGCGCTGGCGTTAGTGCAGCCGGACAGCGGTGAGATCCTGTTTCGCGGCCAGCCCTGGAGCCATGCTTCAGCGCGGGAACAGCGGGCAATTCGCCGCCATATTTCGGTGGTCTATCAGGATCCGCTTTCCTCTTTTGATCCGCGCTGGCGGGTGTCACAGATTCTGCTCGATGCCATTGCCCTCGGGCCGGCGATCCCCGGACAGACCGCGACGCAACGGGCGTTAAGCCTGCTGGCGTCGGTGGGGCTGGGGCCAGAACATATGGCGCAAAAGCCGGCTCGGTTATCGGGTGGCCAGCGCCAGCGCGTGGCCATTGCACGGGCCATTGCCACCCAACCGCAGGTGATTGTGCTCGACGAAGCGGTGTCGGCGCTGGATGTGACCATTCAGGCGCAGATCCTCGATTTGCTGAGCGATTTACAGCAGCAGCTGGGCGTGAGCTACCTGTTTATCTCCCACGATCTCGGGGTGATCCACCATATGAGCGACCGGGTGCTGGTAATGCAAAACGGCGTCGCGGTGGAACAGGGCACCGCCAGCGAGATCTTCTATCGTCCGCGCCATCCTTATACGCAAAAGTTACTCGCCTCGTTGCCACGGCTGCAGGCGGCGGAATTCGCCCACCACTAA
- a CDS encoding acyl-CoA dehydrogenase family protein: MSQIDAAWGAGPTPDYEQLAERFRPLFTRIRDGAIEREINRELPFEQIQWLKESGFTALRVPQEYGGSGISLPELFNLLIELGEADSNLVQSIRGHLGFVENVLNSDNPRRRETWLPRLGRGDIVGPAWSEAGDVQQSAFSTRLEQIGNQWRIDGKKFYTTGSLYSDWIDVGISDETGKTLAITVSRSAPGVTVVDDWNGFGQRLTASGTSVFNNVVVDESDIYDEDKFKYSPAFYQLVHLATLAGLGRQLSREVAENVATRKRTYSNGNAARAAQDPQILAVVGKLRGAAYTSGAIVLKTAEALQRAYDSRYAGDEPAEVQANAIAEIEVSQSLNVVTDLLLNAATILFDALGASATLNPLSLDRFWRNARTLSSHNPRIYKDRIVGDFAVNGTLPPPQWRIGVAS; encoded by the coding sequence ATGTCGCAAATTGATGCAGCCTGGGGGGCAGGCCCAACGCCTGATTATGAGCAACTGGCGGAACGTTTCAGGCCACTCTTTACCAGAATTCGCGACGGCGCGATTGAACGGGAAATAAACCGTGAATTACCTTTCGAACAGATTCAGTGGTTAAAAGAGAGTGGTTTCACAGCATTGCGCGTACCGCAAGAATATGGCGGCAGCGGTATTTCCTTACCTGAGCTGTTTAATTTGTTAATTGAGCTCGGCGAAGCTGATTCAAATCTGGTCCAGTCGATACGCGGTCATTTGGGGTTTGTCGAAAATGTGCTGAACAGTGATAACCCCCGACGACGCGAAACCTGGTTACCGCGACTGGGCCGCGGTGATATCGTCGGCCCGGCCTGGAGCGAAGCCGGTGACGTGCAGCAGTCGGCGTTTTCGACGCGGCTTGAACAGATTGGCAATCAGTGGCGCATAGATGGCAAAAAGTTCTACACCACCGGCTCGCTCTATTCTGACTGGATTGACGTCGGCATCAGTGATGAGACGGGGAAAACGCTGGCGATCACCGTTTCACGCTCGGCACCCGGTGTGACGGTGGTTGATGACTGGAATGGGTTTGGTCAACGGCTCACCGCCAGCGGCACGTCGGTGTTTAATAACGTGGTGGTGGATGAAAGCGATATCTACGACGAGGATAAATTCAAATACTCCCCGGCATTTTATCAGCTGGTTCACCTCGCGACTCTTGCGGGCCTTGGCCGCCAGCTCAGCCGGGAAGTGGCTGAAAACGTGGCCACCCGCAAACGCACCTACAGCAATGGCAACGCCGCCCGGGCCGCGCAGGATCCGCAGATCCTGGCGGTGGTCGGCAAACTGCGCGGTGCGGCCTATACCAGCGGCGCGATTGTGCTGAAAACGGCCGAGGCGCTGCAGCGGGCCTACGACAGTCGCTATGCCGGCGATGAACCGGCGGAAGTGCAGGCCAACGCCATCGCTGAGATCGAGGTGTCACAATCGCTGAATGTGGTGACCGATCTGCTGCTGAATGCCGCCACCATTTTATTCGATGCGTTAGGCGCATCCGCCACCCTGAATCCGCTGTCGTTAGATCGGTTCTGGCGCAATGCGCGCACCCTCTCCTCCCACAATCCCCGCATCTATAAAGACCGTATCGTCGGCGATTTTGCGGTGAACGGCACCTTGCCGCCGCCGCAATGGCGTATTGGTGTCGCCTCTTAA